The DNA sequence GGTGCTGGACGAGTTCGGGCGGCAGCTGCCCGCCATCAACCGGTTCCCCTCGGCTGCGGACGGCCGGGGCTTCGGGCCGCTGGCTCAACAGATCCACGACCTCGGACTCGCTTTCGGGCTGCACATCATGCGCGGCATCCCACGCCGGGCCGTCGAGCTGGACCTGCCGATCGAGGGCACCTCGTTCACCGCCCGCGACGCCGCCGACCAGACGTCCACCTGCCCGTGGAACCCCGACAACTACGGCCTCGACCATGATCATCCGGCCGCTCAGGCCTACTACGACGCTCAGGTCCGGCAGTTCGCTGACTGGGGTGTCGACTTCATCAAGGCCGACGACATGCTCAGCCCGTTCCATCACCGTGAGATCGCTGCGTACGCCGAGGCCATCCGCCGCTCCGGCCGTGACATCGCGCTCAGTCTCTCGCCGGGCACCCACCTGTCGACCATGCACCTGGATTTTCTCCGTGCCAACGCGGTCATGTGGCGCGTCTCAGAGGACCTGTGGGACCGGTGGGAGGACGTTTACGCCCAGTTCACACGGATGGCCCGCTGGACCGCTCTGCAGCAGCCCGGCGGCTGGGCTGACGCCGACATGCTGCCGCTCGGCCGGATCGGGATCCGGGCCGAACGCGGCGAGGACCGGATGAGCCGGCTCACCCTGGACGAGCAGCAGACACTGATGACGCTGTGGTGCCTGGGCCGGTCACCGTTGATGTTCGGCGGTGACCTGCCGTCCAACGACCAGGCGACGCTCAGCCTGCTGACCAACCGCGGAGTGCTCTCCCTGCTGACGGCCGAGGGCGGCCGGGAGGTGGTCCGCGAGGGCGACCTGGTCCTTTGGGTCAGTGACAGCTCCGACGGCGCCGACCGCAGTGTGGCAGTCTTCTGGACCGGTGCTGCACCGACGACGATCCAGCTGCCGCTCAGCTC is a window from the Microlunatus panaciterrae genome containing:
- a CDS encoding alpha-galactosidase encodes the protein MSADNFDHARAATPPMGWNSWDCYGTAVTEDEVLANASYLAEHLLPYGWRYVVVDIQWYEPTARSGGYNDNPPVVLDEFGRQLPAINRFPSAADGRGFGPLAQQIHDLGLAFGLHIMRGIPRRAVELDLPIEGTSFTARDAADQTSTCPWNPDNYGLDHDHPAAQAYYDAQVRQFADWGVDFIKADDMLSPFHHREIAAYAEAIRRSGRDIALSLSPGTHLSTMHLDFLRANAVMWRVSEDLWDRWEDVYAQFTRMARWTALQQPGGWADADMLPLGRIGIRAERGEDRMSRLTLDEQQTLMTLWCLGRSPLMFGGDLPSNDQATLSLLTNRGVLSLLTAEGGREVVREGDLVLWVSDSSDGADRSVAVFWTGAAPTTIQLPLSSVGVDPGSAVDLWSGESVIADDAVLPLEVASHGVRLLRFAR